In Sebastes fasciatus isolate fSebFas1 chromosome 24, fSebFas1.pri, whole genome shotgun sequence, the following are encoded in one genomic region:
- the zdbf2 gene encoding DBF4-type zinc finger-containing protein 2 isoform X2 produces the protein MSDSSEQSGDQRKAESPSRMWEESQPGPSRCQPSRQGYCGYCRVLYSNLDQHLSSLRHLDSVRASSRGSSTVSSSSSSRTKLTLLERFLQDVLQHHPHRYNDPRPSHADLPSVSAPPLPKAELDELCFSDDDSRSLGTREHLSSSDDASCQPANQREDDLTHSQPGEGVAEGAGQERLSPIREQEDGGTASVGHTQSSHVQAPPPHHQAPPPHHQTTPPHHQAPPSVYRKAHRKTNRRKTSDSSTSSPPHRGPDPGLCPDPGPYLDPGPCPDPPTQLRPRPDPAPRHPTELRAFPAPGPDPGPWSLRPWLSWQKERREAHKEEAFSSDHSDSLDRTIEEVIQGCCHGVTSTSCQQEETESFHFSLPVSMETQSDDWDSPVQRGDSPVQVSQVEGRDLSRLMDVQVDLEDQVYSHQLDSALRGERRAEGGARRDEGFWTLPIEEVLPAPEHIPESFRGKTWTQIEQEDEEKVEKLVRQFRRGRFICYFDTESLARCGRRSQNKGCADNKEAEPDTGVLPLLDGDDDDSAYVMRRRRKRRAFRVASRCQVVKVSHSTQTVHVVVPAVRQPAPKAPPTGVPETNQDAAERTPEVQAWRCLPPSYSNIVTPLQPRTSLVYLLCPADAPAPGSAHKRCRKKRRPLDPQGLKVKYKQLPVRFYDPGRNRILKNPPRGFLSGPPPPCVRQLFRSLSPDLNADRPPGEGAAGSSRVRGQRSPDTPFSHANTFLLSTLSRDSAQTDKQDAVRRRGRSSQAPPPPPHRGRGGRRDRTRPPASNRRTRAQATPPQPRREGLRRAGPGRKVPGSPDPPHPTSPRRGRARRGRGYDRGRR, from the exons ATGTCAGACTCCTCTGAACAGTCAGGTGACCAGAGGAAGGCGGAGTCCCCCAGCAG GATGTGGGAGGAGTCTCAGCCAGGTCCGTCCAGGTGTCAGCCCAGCAGACAGGGTTACTGTGGATACTGCAGAGTCCTCTACAGCAACCTGGACCAG CACCTGTCCAGTCTCAGACACCTGGATTCTGTCCGGGCGTCCTCCCGAGGCTCCAgcaccgtctcctcctccagcagcagcagaaccaAACTAACCCTGCTGGAGCGCTTCCTGCAGGACGTCCTGCAGCACCACCCGCACCGCTACAACGACCCCag GCCGTCTCACGCTGACCTCCCGTCTGTCTCCGCCCCGCCGTTGCCGAAGGCGGAGCTTGATGAACTCTGTTTCTCTGACGACGACAGCCGGTCGCTGGGCACCAGGGAACACCTGTCCAGCTCTGACGACGCCTCCTGCCAGCCGGCCAATCAGAGAGAAGACGACCTCACACACAGCCAACCAGGAGAGGGAGTCGCAGAGGGGGCGGGTCAGGAGAGGCTGtcaccaatcagagagcaggagGACGGCGGGACCGCCTCAGTAGGGCACACACAGTCATCACATGTACAGGCCCCGCCCCCCCACCACCAGGCCCCGCCCCCACACCACCAGACCACGCCCCCACACCACCAGGCCCCGCCCTCTGTTTACAGGAAGGCCCACAGGAAGACGAACCGAAGGAAAACCAGCGACTCCTCGACTTCCTCGCCACCCCACAGGGGTCCAGACCCCGGTCTCTGTCCAGACCCCGGTCCCTATCTAGACCCCGGGCCCTGTCCAGACCCCCCAACACAACTGAGGCCTCGTCCAGACCCTGCTCCCCGGCACCCCACAGAACTGAGGGCCTTTCCAGCCCCCGGTCCCG ACCCCGGTCCCTGGTCCCTGAGGCCCTGGCTGAGCTggcagaaggagaggagggaggctcATAAAGAGGAGGCGTTCTCGTCGGACCACAGCGACTCTCTGGACCGGACCATCGAGGAG GTGATCCAGGGGTGTTGTCATGGCGTCACTTCCACTTCCtgccagcaggaggagacggagagctTCCACTTCAGCCTTCCAGTCTCCATGGAAACACAGAGTGACGACTGGGACTCACCTGTCCAG CGAGGTGACTCACCTGTCCAGGTGAGCCAGGTGGAGGGGCGGGACCTGAGCCGTCTGATGGACGTCCAGGTGGACCTGGAGGACCAGGTGTACTCGCACCAGCTTGATTCCGCCCTCCGCGGCGAGCGGCGAGCCGAGGGCGGGGCCCGGCGGGACGAGGGCTTCTGGACTCTGCCGATAGAGGAGGTCCTGCCGGCCCCGGAACATATCCCAGAATCCTTCAGGGGGAAGACCTGGACCCAGATCGAacaggaggacgaggagaagGTGGAGAAACTGGTCCGACAGTTCAGACGGGGAAGATTCATCTGCTACTTCGACACCGAGTCTCTGGCCAG GTGCGGTAGGAGGAGCCAAAACAAGGGTTGTGCTGATAACAAGGAGGCGGAGCCAGACACCGGCGTCCTGCCCTTATTGgacggtgatgatgatgactcGGCGTACgtcatgaggaggaggaggaagaggcggGCCTTCAGAGTGGCGTCCAGGTGTCAG GTGGTCAAAGTGAGTCACAGCACTCAGACGGTCCATGTGGTCGTCCCAGCTGTCCGTCAACCGGCTCCAAAGGCCCCGCCCACCGGCGTCCCTGAGACCAATCAGGACGCAGCAGAGAGGACTCCAGAGGTGCAGGCCTGGCGCTGCCTCCCTCCGTCGTACTCCAACATCGTCACACCTCTGCAGCCTCGCACCTCTCTGGTCTACCTGCTCTGCCCCGCCGACGCACCTGCACCAGGCTCCGCCCACAAACGCTGCAGGAAGAAGAGGCGTCCGCTGGACCCGCAGGGGTTAAAGGTCAAATACAAACAACTTCCTGTCAGGTTCTACGACCCCGGGAGGAACCGCATCCTGAAGAACCCCCCCAGAGGCTTCCTGTCCGGCCCGCCGCCGCCGTGCGTCCGTCAGCTGTTCAGAAGTCTGAGTCCGGACCTGAACGCCGACAGGCCGCCGGGGGAGGGCGCCGCGGGGTCCtccagggtcagaggtcagaggtcaccagaCACGCCCTTCAGCCACGCCAACACGTTCCTCCTGAGCACGCTCAGTAGGGACTCAGCACAGACTGACAAACAGGACGCGGTCAGGAGGCGGGGCAGGTCGTCTcaggccccgccccctccacCTCACCGcgggaggggggggaggagggacaGGACACGCCCCCCAGCGTCCAACAGACGAACCAGGGCTCAGGCCACGCCCCCCCAGCCCAGGAGAGAAGGCCTGCGTCGGGCCGGACCCGGCAGGAAGGTCCCGGGGTCACCGGACCCGCCTCACCCTACCTCACCCCGCCGGGGGAGGGCccggagggggcggggctacgaCAGGGGGCGAAGGTAG
- the dytn gene encoding dystrotelin isoform X1 produces the protein MFHSVSQEVAGHVTVEAPEETCSLMFRLNDRSRSGLISADSLQTSLIALSAETLLVKYTALVGVAETGSGSVSRSGLRSLLQDLSQVPAAVQEEGVFGGVEAAVRSCFNGVLTPAASKGHVLSWLQSEPRLLLWLPTLYRLSISQNVSHAVRCHACKTRPITGLRYRCMKCVNVHLCQSCFLTDRQTTKHKTQHPVIEFCTQPTWRESLSSLAHSARHALLPRRSTQREADRRRVLMWAEPGETQDSAPPPPSDASAVSHRSSSDGDVSHDASERLASCSSSSEAPQTDEEMPAQRVTSDDLTMKASVLLTEVRNLQRDKWLMEQQLQVWRLTVQSEQGILEDRCSEMEVTMETLKEHNLRLQRTLTQALSTMEAQPHANNTPQRVDTENTENREDRENRENRENRENRENRDNTENRESTENRENTEKRENTENRENTENRENRDNTENRESTENRENRENTENRESTENRENTENTESTENRESTENTENTENRESTENTENRESTENRENTENRENRESTENRENRENTENREGNTEEDEDEDEDEVLLKTEDEWSEEELQTHSPTMHQDTPPSHDVHCEEEESAGDRFLCRPIGQQDGPEEAGPQEEDTCLSEEEEEEDCGTCSPEELLQETVERLRTVMETDRWRDRQTGGETDRWRDRQTGERKRAELLQAADQVGDSLHHLVDAVRHT, from the exons CTCTGGTTGGTGTAGCAGAGACCGGTTCGGGATCCGTCAGCCGGTCTGGACTCAGATCTTTGCTGCAGGACCTCAGCCAG gttcCTGCGGCGGTGCAGGAGGAAGGCGTGTTCGGTGGCGTGGAGGCGGCGGTGAGGTCGTGTTTTAACGGG GTGTTGACCCCGGCGGCGAGTAAAGGACACGTGTTGTCGTGGCTGCAGAGCGAGCCACgcctgttgctatggttacccacTCTATACCGCCTGTCCATCAGTCAGAACGTCAGTCACGCCGTCCGCTGCCACGCCTGCAAGACCCGCCCCATCACGGGACTCAG gtatcGCTGTATGAAGTGTGTGAACGTTCACCTGTGTCAGAGCTGCTTCCTGACGGACCGGCAGACGACGAAACACAAAACTCAACATCCAGTGATCGAGTTCTGCACACAG CCCACCTGGAGGGAGTCTCTGTCCTCGTTAGCGCACAGCGCTCGTCATGCCCTGTTGCCACGGCGATCCACTCAGAGAGAGGCCGACAGGAGGCGGGTCCTGATGTGGGCGGAGCCGGGGGAGACTCAGGACAG TGCTCCGCCCCCCCCCTCCGACgcctcagctgtcagtcacaggTCCTCCTCTGACGGAGACGTTTCCCATGATGCATCGGAGCGACTTGCTTCCTGCTCGTCTTCGTCTGAAGCTCCGCAGACTGACGAGGAGATGCCGGCTCAGCGGGTGACCTCTGATGACCTCACG ATGAAGGCGTCCGTTCTGCTGACTGAGGTCAgaaacctgcagagagacaaaTG gctgatggagcagcagctgcaggtgtGGAGGCTCAccgtccaatcagagcaggGCATCTTGGAGGACAGGTGCTCTGAGATGGAGGTTACCATGGAAACGCTGAAAGAACACAACCTCCGTCTGCAGCGCACGCTCACACAG GCTCTGAGCACGATGGAGGCGCAACCACACGCCAACAACACGCCACAGAGGGTCGACACGGAGAACACGGAGAACAGGGAGGACAGGGAGAACAGGGAGAACAGGGAGAACAGGGAGAACAGGGAAAACAGGGACAACACGGAGAACAGGGAGAGCACGGAGAACAGGGAGAACACGGAGAAAAGGGAGAACACGGAGAACAGGGAGAACACGGAGAACAGGGAAAACAGGGACAACACGGAGAACAGGGAGAGCACGGAGAACAGGGAGAACAGGGAGAACACGGAGAACAGGGAGAGCACGGAGAACAGGGAGAACACGGAGAACACGGAGAGCACGGAGAACAGGGAGAGCACGGAGAACACGGAGAACACGGAGAACAGGGAGAGCACGGAGAACACGGAGAACAGGGAGAGCACGGAGAACAGGGAGAACACGGAGAACAGGGAGAACAGGGAGAGCACGGAGAACAGGGAGAACAGGGAGAACACGGAGAACAGGGAGGGAAAcacagaggaggatgaagatgaagatgaagatgaagtgtTGCTGAAGACGGAGGACGAGTGGAGCGAGGAAGAACTACAAACTCattctcccacaatgcaccAGGACACACCTCCATCACATGATGTCCACTGTGAAGAGGAGGAGTCTGCAGGTGACCGGTTCCTCTGTCGTCCAATAGGACAACAGGACGGACCAGAGGAGGCGGGGCCACAGGAAGAggacacctgtctgtctgaagaagaggaagaagaggattGTGGGACATGTAGtccagaggagctgctgcaggagaCTGTAGAGAGACTGAGGACtgtgatggagacagacaggtggagagacagacagacaggtggagagacagacaggtggagagacagacagacag GTGAGAGGAAGAGGGCGGAGCTTCTGCAGGCTGCAGACCAGGTGGGAGACTCTCTGCACCACCTGGTGGACGCcgtgagacacacctga
- the zdbf2 gene encoding DBF4-type zinc finger-containing protein 2 isoform X1, with protein sequence MSDSSEQSGDQRKAESPSRMWEESQPGPSRCQPSRQGYCGYCRVLYSNLDQHLSSLRHLDSVRASSRGSSTVSSSSSSRTKLTLLERFLQDVLQHHPHRYNDPRPSHADLPSVSAPPLPKAELDELCFSDDDSRSLGTREHLSSSDDASCQPANQREDDLTHSQPGEGVAEGAGQERLSPIREQEDGGTASVGHTQSSHVQAPPPHHQAPPPHHQTTPPHHQAPPSVYRKAHRKTNRRKTSDSSTSSPPHRGPDPGLCPDPGPYLDPGPCPDPPTQLRPRPDPAPRHPTELRAFPAPGPGPDAGPWSLRLCPAPGPGPAPGPWSLRPCPAPGPGPDPGPWSLRPWLSWQKERREAHKEEAFSSDHSDSLDRTIEEVIQGCCHGVTSTSCQQEETESFHFSLPVSMETQSDDWDSPVQRGDSPVQVSQVEGRDLSRLMDVQVDLEDQVYSHQLDSALRGERRAEGGARRDEGFWTLPIEEVLPAPEHIPESFRGKTWTQIEQEDEEKVEKLVRQFRRGRFICYFDTESLARCGRRSQNKGCADNKEAEPDTGVLPLLDGDDDDSAYVMRRRRKRRAFRVASRCQVVKVSHSTQTVHVVVPAVRQPAPKAPPTGVPETNQDAAERTPEVQAWRCLPPSYSNIVTPLQPRTSLVYLLCPADAPAPGSAHKRCRKKRRPLDPQGLKVKYKQLPVRFYDPGRNRILKNPPRGFLSGPPPPCVRQLFRSLSPDLNADRPPGEGAAGSSRVRGQRSPDTPFSHANTFLLSTLSRDSAQTDKQDAVRRRGRSSQAPPPPPHRGRGGRRDRTRPPASNRRTRAQATPPQPRREGLRRAGPGRKVPGSPDPPHPTSPRRGRARRGRGYDRGRR encoded by the exons ATGTCAGACTCCTCTGAACAGTCAGGTGACCAGAGGAAGGCGGAGTCCCCCAGCAG GATGTGGGAGGAGTCTCAGCCAGGTCCGTCCAGGTGTCAGCCCAGCAGACAGGGTTACTGTGGATACTGCAGAGTCCTCTACAGCAACCTGGACCAG CACCTGTCCAGTCTCAGACACCTGGATTCTGTCCGGGCGTCCTCCCGAGGCTCCAgcaccgtctcctcctccagcagcagcagaaccaAACTAACCCTGCTGGAGCGCTTCCTGCAGGACGTCCTGCAGCACCACCCGCACCGCTACAACGACCCCag GCCGTCTCACGCTGACCTCCCGTCTGTCTCCGCCCCGCCGTTGCCGAAGGCGGAGCTTGATGAACTCTGTTTCTCTGACGACGACAGCCGGTCGCTGGGCACCAGGGAACACCTGTCCAGCTCTGACGACGCCTCCTGCCAGCCGGCCAATCAGAGAGAAGACGACCTCACACACAGCCAACCAGGAGAGGGAGTCGCAGAGGGGGCGGGTCAGGAGAGGCTGtcaccaatcagagagcaggagGACGGCGGGACCGCCTCAGTAGGGCACACACAGTCATCACATGTACAGGCCCCGCCCCCCCACCACCAGGCCCCGCCCCCACACCACCAGACCACGCCCCCACACCACCAGGCCCCGCCCTCTGTTTACAGGAAGGCCCACAGGAAGACGAACCGAAGGAAAACCAGCGACTCCTCGACTTCCTCGCCACCCCACAGGGGTCCAGACCCCGGTCTCTGTCCAGACCCCGGTCCCTATCTAGACCCCGGGCCCTGTCCAGACCCCCCAACACAACTGAGGCCTCGTCCAGACCCTGCTCCCCGGCACCCCACAGAACTGAGGGCCTTTCCAGCCCCCGGTCCCGGTCCAGACGCCGGTCCCTGGTCCCTGAGGCTCTGTCCAGCCCCCGGTCCCGGTCCAGCACCCGGTCCCTGGTCCCTGAGGCCCTGTCCAGCCCCCGGTCCCGGTCCAGACCCCGGTCCCTGGTCCCTGAGGCCCTGGCTGAGCTggcagaaggagaggagggaggctcATAAAGAGGAGGCGTTCTCGTCGGACCACAGCGACTCTCTGGACCGGACCATCGAGGAG GTGATCCAGGGGTGTTGTCATGGCGTCACTTCCACTTCCtgccagcaggaggagacggagagctTCCACTTCAGCCTTCCAGTCTCCATGGAAACACAGAGTGACGACTGGGACTCACCTGTCCAG CGAGGTGACTCACCTGTCCAGGTGAGCCAGGTGGAGGGGCGGGACCTGAGCCGTCTGATGGACGTCCAGGTGGACCTGGAGGACCAGGTGTACTCGCACCAGCTTGATTCCGCCCTCCGCGGCGAGCGGCGAGCCGAGGGCGGGGCCCGGCGGGACGAGGGCTTCTGGACTCTGCCGATAGAGGAGGTCCTGCCGGCCCCGGAACATATCCCAGAATCCTTCAGGGGGAAGACCTGGACCCAGATCGAacaggaggacgaggagaagGTGGAGAAACTGGTCCGACAGTTCAGACGGGGAAGATTCATCTGCTACTTCGACACCGAGTCTCTGGCCAG GTGCGGTAGGAGGAGCCAAAACAAGGGTTGTGCTGATAACAAGGAGGCGGAGCCAGACACCGGCGTCCTGCCCTTATTGgacggtgatgatgatgactcGGCGTACgtcatgaggaggaggaggaagaggcggGCCTTCAGAGTGGCGTCCAGGTGTCAG GTGGTCAAAGTGAGTCACAGCACTCAGACGGTCCATGTGGTCGTCCCAGCTGTCCGTCAACCGGCTCCAAAGGCCCCGCCCACCGGCGTCCCTGAGACCAATCAGGACGCAGCAGAGAGGACTCCAGAGGTGCAGGCCTGGCGCTGCCTCCCTCCGTCGTACTCCAACATCGTCACACCTCTGCAGCCTCGCACCTCTCTGGTCTACCTGCTCTGCCCCGCCGACGCACCTGCACCAGGCTCCGCCCACAAACGCTGCAGGAAGAAGAGGCGTCCGCTGGACCCGCAGGGGTTAAAGGTCAAATACAAACAACTTCCTGTCAGGTTCTACGACCCCGGGAGGAACCGCATCCTGAAGAACCCCCCCAGAGGCTTCCTGTCCGGCCCGCCGCCGCCGTGCGTCCGTCAGCTGTTCAGAAGTCTGAGTCCGGACCTGAACGCCGACAGGCCGCCGGGGGAGGGCGCCGCGGGGTCCtccagggtcagaggtcagaggtcaccagaCACGCCCTTCAGCCACGCCAACACGTTCCTCCTGAGCACGCTCAGTAGGGACTCAGCACAGACTGACAAACAGGACGCGGTCAGGAGGCGGGGCAGGTCGTCTcaggccccgccccctccacCTCACCGcgggaggggggggaggagggacaGGACACGCCCCCCAGCGTCCAACAGACGAACCAGGGCTCAGGCCACGCCCCCCCAGCCCAGGAGAGAAGGCCTGCGTCGGGCCGGACCCGGCAGGAAGGTCCCGGGGTCACCGGACCCGCCTCACCCTACCTCACCCCGCCGGGGGAGGGCccggagggggcggggctacgaCAGGGGGCGAAGGTAG
- the dytn gene encoding dystrotelin isoform X2, translated as MFHSVSQEVAGHVTVEAPEETCSLMFRLNDRSRSGLISADSLQTSLIALSAETLLVKYTALVGVAETGSGSVSRSGLRSLLQDLSQVPAAVQEEGVFGGVEAAVRSCFNGVLTPAASKGHVLSWLQSEPRLLLWLPTLYRLSISQNVSHAVRCHACKTRPITGLRYRCMKCVNVHLCQSCFLTDRQTTKHKTQHPVIEFCTQPTWRESLSSLAHSARHALLPRRSTQREADRRRVLMWAEPGETQDSAPPPPSDASAVSHRSSSDGDVSHDASERLASCSSSSEAPQTDEEMPAQRMKASVLLTEVRNLQRDKWLMEQQLQVWRLTVQSEQGILEDRCSEMEVTMETLKEHNLRLQRTLTQALSTMEAQPHANNTPQRVDTENTENREDRENRENRENRENRENRDNTENRESTENRENTEKRENTENRENTENRENRDNTENRESTENRENRENTENRESTENRENTENTESTENRESTENTENTENRESTENTENRESTENRENTENRENRESTENRENRENTENREGNTEEDEDEDEDEVLLKTEDEWSEEELQTHSPTMHQDTPPSHDVHCEEEESAGDRFLCRPIGQQDGPEEAGPQEEDTCLSEEEEEEDCGTCSPEELLQETVERLRTVMETDRWRDRQTGGETDRWRDRQTGERKRAELLQAADQVGDSLHHLVDAVRHT; from the exons CTCTGGTTGGTGTAGCAGAGACCGGTTCGGGATCCGTCAGCCGGTCTGGACTCAGATCTTTGCTGCAGGACCTCAGCCAG gttcCTGCGGCGGTGCAGGAGGAAGGCGTGTTCGGTGGCGTGGAGGCGGCGGTGAGGTCGTGTTTTAACGGG GTGTTGACCCCGGCGGCGAGTAAAGGACACGTGTTGTCGTGGCTGCAGAGCGAGCCACgcctgttgctatggttacccacTCTATACCGCCTGTCCATCAGTCAGAACGTCAGTCACGCCGTCCGCTGCCACGCCTGCAAGACCCGCCCCATCACGGGACTCAG gtatcGCTGTATGAAGTGTGTGAACGTTCACCTGTGTCAGAGCTGCTTCCTGACGGACCGGCAGACGACGAAACACAAAACTCAACATCCAGTGATCGAGTTCTGCACACAG CCCACCTGGAGGGAGTCTCTGTCCTCGTTAGCGCACAGCGCTCGTCATGCCCTGTTGCCACGGCGATCCACTCAGAGAGAGGCCGACAGGAGGCGGGTCCTGATGTGGGCGGAGCCGGGGGAGACTCAGGACAG TGCTCCGCCCCCCCCCTCCGACgcctcagctgtcagtcacaggTCCTCCTCTGACGGAGACGTTTCCCATGATGCATCGGAGCGACTTGCTTCCTGCTCGTCTTCGTCTGAAGCTCCGCAGACTGACGAGGAGATGCCGGCTCAGCGG ATGAAGGCGTCCGTTCTGCTGACTGAGGTCAgaaacctgcagagagacaaaTG gctgatggagcagcagctgcaggtgtGGAGGCTCAccgtccaatcagagcaggGCATCTTGGAGGACAGGTGCTCTGAGATGGAGGTTACCATGGAAACGCTGAAAGAACACAACCTCCGTCTGCAGCGCACGCTCACACAG GCTCTGAGCACGATGGAGGCGCAACCACACGCCAACAACACGCCACAGAGGGTCGACACGGAGAACACGGAGAACAGGGAGGACAGGGAGAACAGGGAGAACAGGGAGAACAGGGAGAACAGGGAAAACAGGGACAACACGGAGAACAGGGAGAGCACGGAGAACAGGGAGAACACGGAGAAAAGGGAGAACACGGAGAACAGGGAGAACACGGAGAACAGGGAAAACAGGGACAACACGGAGAACAGGGAGAGCACGGAGAACAGGGAGAACAGGGAGAACACGGAGAACAGGGAGAGCACGGAGAACAGGGAGAACACGGAGAACACGGAGAGCACGGAGAACAGGGAGAGCACGGAGAACACGGAGAACACGGAGAACAGGGAGAGCACGGAGAACACGGAGAACAGGGAGAGCACGGAGAACAGGGAGAACACGGAGAACAGGGAGAACAGGGAGAGCACGGAGAACAGGGAGAACAGGGAGAACACGGAGAACAGGGAGGGAAAcacagaggaggatgaagatgaagatgaagatgaagtgtTGCTGAAGACGGAGGACGAGTGGAGCGAGGAAGAACTACAAACTCattctcccacaatgcaccAGGACACACCTCCATCACATGATGTCCACTGTGAAGAGGAGGAGTCTGCAGGTGACCGGTTCCTCTGTCGTCCAATAGGACAACAGGACGGACCAGAGGAGGCGGGGCCACAGGAAGAggacacctgtctgtctgaagaagaggaagaagaggattGTGGGACATGTAGtccagaggagctgctgcaggagaCTGTAGAGAGACTGAGGACtgtgatggagacagacaggtggagagacagacagacaggtggagagacagacaggtggagagacagacagacag GTGAGAGGAAGAGGGCGGAGCTTCTGCAGGCTGCAGACCAGGTGGGAGACTCTCTGCACCACCTGGTGGACGCcgtgagacacacctga